The Alosa sapidissima isolate fAloSap1 chromosome 8, fAloSap1.pri, whole genome shotgun sequence genome contains a region encoding:
- the aebp1b gene encoding inactive carboxypeptidase-like protein X2 has protein sequence MSPVRGTFLCLALLFFCLGCTLSLTTCSGRNSIQTNTGDKELVRSQGDPPQDEEHRESTLTQEESRRIQRVLGLVKPVAKRSAEGVLPAPRTKRAPKEGRGKRQKEKEKGPKPTKKPRGDKGPKPTKKPKGEKKKGEKGEKKGEKGGKKKNKKQKELTTTPLPTTTTPAPTTTVPLAYDDEEDFFPDSYWDQEYPDSTADSSVEPPTEFPTEPPTDPPVDTFTDPIYTIEADTEEYAYPDPESDDYWRQPDEQTNTETDRPPEERVQEPTTPPVFDLVDEDYWDSTFEVPENLPFPDGKEVSPTADWNYNIEEPTSSPYETPWYDYDYDRKLAERKEKERKDKEETERQRKLEEERERRLKTPRIYKDPKNCPPLGMESHRVATDQLVASSMSQYRYGVHRSRLNMQASANDDDLHGGAWCANPEEKQHWIEMDARTMTEFTGVITQGRDDPLDNDFVTSYYVAFSNDSREWIILNDGYSEWLFFANSDKQTPVMAQFVEPVVARYIRVMPQSWNGSLCMRMEVMGCPVPDPVSVYHSENEVTPRDDLDFTHHSYTDMEKLMKSVSDECPNITRFYSLGKSSKGLEIYAMEITDNPGMHETGEPEFRYTAGLHGNEALGRELLLMLMQYLCKEYKDGNPKVRRLVEGIRIHLVPSLNPDGHVKAFEKGSELGSWQLGHWTEEGYDIFQSFPDLNTVLWDAEDKGLVPKVMPNHHVPIPEGFLADNGMIGSETRAIISWMETHPFVLGANLQGGERLVTYPFDMHRLTKEGEDRNKRTRRVVRRKRQYMEEEESDRRWEHIGYHEAPDSYREESYGYHHQERGYHEENQGHYPDGYGYHHEGYGYHQESEPEGYPEGYHERGHEEESERGYGGEAEGYGGEAEDEIRTIADQSLFRWLAVSFASTHRSMTQTYQGGCHGDDPTGGMGIVNRAKWKPVTGSMNDFSYLHTNCFELSIFLGCDKFPHQSELRREWENNKEALLTFMDQVHRGIRGVVRDKEGNPINNATVSVEGVNHDMRTAESGDYWRLVNPGEYRVTVRAEGYAPLTKMCVVGFEPGATLCNFDLSKSNWDRIKQIMALHGNKPIRVLSHGNQQGYGGSRQGYGARVTGSENNGASGNVRNNRLQRLRRLRFLRQQRLLALKSTMAPTMAPTTTTTTTTTTTTEPPTTPWVYSWLEDTQPTDYNVGLDYNYNVDDY, from the exons ATGAGTCCTGTGAGAGGCACCTTTCTGTGCCTGGCCCTGCTGTTCTTCTGCCTGGGCTGCACACTGAGCCTCACTACGTGTTCTGGAAGAAACtccatacagacaaacacaggggACAAAGAGCTTGTGAGGAGCCAGGGAGATCCACCCCAGGATGAGGAACACAGGGAATCCACGCTAACACAAGAGGAAAGCAGACGAATACAGAGAGTACTTGGGCTGGTCAAGCCAGTGGCCAAGAGGTCTGCAGAAGGTGTGCTACCAG CACCGAGGACCAAGAGAGCTCCGAAAGAGGGCCGGGGAAAGAggcagaaggagaaagagaaggggccCAAACCCACCAAAAAGCCCAGAGGGGACAAGGGGCCGAAGCCCACCAAGAAACCCAAGGgggagaagaagaaaggagagaagggggagaagaaaggagagaagggagggaagaagaagaacaagaagCAGAAAGAGCTCACCACCACCCCactgcccaccaccaccacccctgcccccaccaccactgtgCCCCTAGCGTACGATGACGAGGAGGACTTTTTCCCAGACTCCTACTGGGACCAAG AGTACCCTGACAGTACTGCAGACAGCAGTGTAGAACCACCCACAGAATTCCCTACGGAACCTCCAACAGATCCTCCGGTCGACACCTTCACGGATCCCATCTACACCATCGAGGCTGACACCGAGGAGTACGCCTACCCAGACCCTG AGTCCGATGACTATTGGAGGCAACCAGATGAGCAgaccaacacagagacagacaggccgCCCGAGGAGCGGGTCCAAGAGCCAACCACCCCTCCAGTGTTTGATCTGGTGGACGAGGACTACTGGGACTCAACAT TTGAGGTTCCAGAAAACTTACCCTTTCCAGATGGTAAGGAGGTGAGCCCAACCGCTGACTGGAACTACAACATAG AGGAGCCTACCTCATCGCCTTACGAGACACCATGGTATGACTATGACTATG ACAGGAAGCTGgctgaaagaaaagagaaagaaagaaaagacaaagaGGAGACAG agagacagaggaagctggaggaggagagagagaggaggctgaAGACGCCACGCATTTACAAAGATCCCAAAA ACTGCCCTCCACTTGGTATGGAGTCCCATCGCGTTGCTACTGACCAGCTGGTGGCGTCATCTATGTCCCAGTATCGCTATGGAGTGCACAGGTCACGACTCAACATGCAG GCCTCTGCCAACGATGATGACCTGCATGGTGGAGCGTGGTGCGCTAACCCTGAGGAGAAACAGCACTGGATTGAGATGGATGCCCGCACTATGACCGAGTTCACCGGGGTCATCACCCAGGGCCGTGACGACCCCTTAGA TAACGACTTTGTGACCTCATACTATGTTGCCTTCAGTAATGACAGTCGTGAATGGATTATACTCAATGATGGCTACTCTGAATGG CTTTTCTTTGCCAACTCAGATAAGCAGACTCCAGTGATGGCACAGTTTGTGGAGCCAGTGGTTGCTCGCTACATTAGGGTCATGCCTCAGAGCTGGAATGGAAGCCTCTGCATGAGGATGGAGGTCATGGGCTGCCCAGTACCAG ATCCTGTCAGCGTctaccacagtgagaatgaagTGACCCCCAGAGACGACCTTGATTTCACCCATCATAGCTACACAGACATGGAGAAG TTGATGAAATCCGTCTCAGATGAGTGTCCCAACATCACCCGATTCTACAGCTTAGGCAAGAGTTCTAAAGGTCTGGAGATATATGCCATGGAAATTACAGACAACCCTGGCATGCATGAGACAG GTGAGCCGGAGTTCCGCTACACAGCAGGTCTCCATGGTAACGAGGCGCTGGGGCGGGAGCTGCTTCTCATGCTAATGCAGTACCTCTGTAAGGAGTACAAGGACGGAAATCCAAAAGTGCGCCGCCTGGTGGAGGGGATCCGAATTCACCTTGTGCCCTCACTCAACCCAGACGGCCATGTAAAGGCCTTTGAAAAG GGGTCTGAGCTTGGCAGCTGGCAGCTGGGTCACTGGACTGAGGAGGGCTATGACATCTTCCAGAGCTTCCCCGACCTCAACACCGTCCTGTGGGACGCAGAAGACAAGGGGCTGGTGCCCAAAGTGATGCCTAATCATCATGTGCCCATCCCTGAGGGCTTCCTGGCCGACAATGGAATG ATTGGTTCAGAAACCAGAGCCATCATTTCCTGGATGGAGACCCACCCCTTTGTGCTTGGGGCTAACCTTCAGGGGGGCGAGAGGCTGGTGACATACCCCTTCGACATGCACCGCCTGACCAAAGAGGGAGAGGACCGCAACAAGAGGACCCGGCGAGTGGTTCGGCGAAAGAGGCAGTATATGGAAGAGGAGGAATCGGACAGACGCTGGGAGCATATTGGCTACCACGAGGCGCCTGACTCGTACCGCGAGGAATCCTATGGATACCATCACCAGGAGAGAGGCTATCATGAGGAGAACCAGGGACACTACCCTGACGGCTACGGATACCACCACGAAGGCTATGGGTACCATCAGGAGAGTGAGCCTGAGGGCTACCCAGAGGGTTACCACGAGAGAGGCCATGAAGAGGAGAGCGAAAGGGGGTATGGAGGGGAGGCCGAGGGGTACGGAGGGGAGGCCGAGGACGAGATCCGCACCATTGCAGACCAGTCGCTCTTCCGCTGGCTGGCAGTCTCGTTCGCCTCAACCCACCGCAGCATGACGCAGACCTATCAAGGGGGTTGCCATGGTGATGACCCCACGGGAGGGATGGGCATTGTGAACCGCGCCAAATGGAAGCCTGTCACAGGAA GCATGAATGACTTCAGCTACCTTCACACCAACTGCTTTGAGCTGTCCATCTTCCTGGGTTGTGACAAATTCCCCCATCAGAGTGAACTGCGCCGTGAGTGGGAGAACAACAAAGAGGCCCTCCTCACCTTCATGGACCAG GTGCACCGTGGAATTAGGGGTGTGGTAAGGGACAAAGAAGGGAACCCCATCAATAACGCCACTGTATCTGTAGAGGGGGTAAACCACGACATGAGGACAG cgGAGTCCGGGGATTACTGGCGCCTGGTGAATCCTGGAGAATACCGCGTCACTGTACGTGCAGAGGGCTACGCACCCCTTACCAAGATGTGCGTGGTGGGCTTCGAGCCCGGCGCCACCCTGTGTAACTTTGACCTCAGCAAGTCCAACTGGGACCGCATTAAGCAGATCATGGCCCTACATGGCAACAAGCCCATTCGTGTCCTCAGCCATGGAAACCAACAGGGATATGGCGGCAGCAGACAAGGGTACGGCGCAAGAGTGACGGGCTCAGAGAACAATGGTGCGTCGGGCAACGTCAGAAACAACCGTTTACAAAGGTTACGACGGCTGCGCTTCCTTCGTCAGCAGAGGCTTCTGGCCCTAAAGTCAACCATGGCCCCAACAATGGCCCCAACCACaaccaccacaaccacaactACCACAACTACAGAACCCCCTACCACTCCCTGGGTCTACTCCTGGCTCGAGGACACTCAACCCACAGATTATAATGTGGGGCTGGACTACAATTACAATGTTGATGACTATTAA